A region of the Aquila chrysaetos chrysaetos chromosome 15, bAquChr1.4, whole genome shotgun sequence genome:
AGAAGTAAAAGCAGAGTATCATCTGGCTGAAAGCTAGAGAGTGACAGATCTCATTGCTGGAAGATCAGTTGAACAAATAGATGTGATTAGAAAAAAAGTCCCAACCCTCGCCCCATATATATTAATAAGATCAAGTAACGGGCAGAGAAGCACTCTTAGGAAAATACCCAAAGATGGGCAAATAGAGGGGAATTGGCAGTGCCTCAATAATAGACTgtatttgggtttttctttgagACCAGCAGTTTCCCATAATTTTCTAGGATGCTCTGAACAATGCGTGTTCCTCTCTGTATCCCTCAGGAAAACTTCCCCAAAACTTGTGGGCTTGCTTATTGGtctgctgcagctctccacTCCTGCTCCACCACCTCTCCCTGCTGAATACTCACAACAACTTCCTGGGAATGAGCAATATCCTCACTCAGAACAGTAGCCTGGGCAAGGTTAAGTAACGGTCTTCCTCATTGCTGCCCAAACACACTCTGTAACCAAAGAGGATATAATGTATATAGCCAAGAGGCACGTCAGATGGATGCCACCCGTTGCATCAACCCCTGGGTCATAACACAGAGATTACAAAGCCCTTCATCGAGCATGGGAAAGGCTGGGGACACAATATTTGTTCTCCCAGGGCACCCCTCTTTAAGCAAGATACAAAAAACCACCCCGGGAAAGGTTCGCATCTCTGGATACATGACCAATGTACAGCTGTCCTTGCTCCAGTGCAGGGCTCTGGTCACCATGTAGGTAACCTTCTGCATCCAGTCCTGCTGGACAAGTTAAACAGATGTAGCAATGACCTGGGGCTTATATTTCAGTGGGAGAGGACAGCCCTCATTAATTCCAGCACAGCCCAGATTAAAACCTTAGTCATAATGAAATGAATGGTGCTTGCACTCAGGGGCTTGAATTTGCAATGCATGGAGGGAACTGATTGCTAATTGCTACCCATAACATTTTTACAGAGTTCTTTAGGACAGTCGGTAGCTTAGTCACAGAAGCTCCGCTCTCTTAAAAACTGCTGCTTGTTATAACACACAGTAGCTGAAACACTCCCAGAACAGTTATTTTAGCTTTGTTCCAGGGTGTGTAATGGGAACATTAGAAGAATAgagaggaaaatagaaaaaaaaaaaaaaaaaaaaaagcatggctgaaaggcaaaaagagaTGAGAGGCACCTGCAAATTACCCTCCTGCGACCTTCTGGTCGAACTCACTTGACTGCCCAGCCTCCACATGTGAAATGGCAAGCATAAGGGCGCACTTGAAAGATGCATCTGCGAACACTTGCTCCATACCCCAGTGTTTGCACGTGTCTTTTTAATGGCTGGGGAAAGCTACGACTTCCCAACAACGCTCTGCAGGTGGGCTGCTACCTCCTCTGATGAGTAGGTGTTCAGCTTGGGCATGGGCATCCACAAGAGAGACATACCTTGGCAAACCCAAAGGGCTGCAGGGTCCGAGAGAAGCGTATCCATCCCTGGGCATCCAGACAAGACACTGGGAGTGACTTTCGAGCATCTTGCTTGCTCTAGGATAAATGCCCATCCGTACAGTGCTACCACACTGCATGCACAGGGCGAGTCAAGACACCATGCGTCTTTCACCAGAGAAATGCACTGTTTGACTTTTCCTGGGTACTATGTGGAATAAGAGTAAAGGGAGTTGTCTGTGAACAATGTCATAAGTCCGGATCCCAAGCACTGAATTTCCTTGTGAGTAAGAGATATCAGAGAGGGAAGACAACAGACATGGGGAAGGCAGCCTGGGAAGAGGCTTCACACTGTGTAGAGACAAGGTCAGCCCATGAGTCAGGAAACAGCCCAAAAATCTGTGAAGGTGAAGCCCTGAGAAATCGCCAACTCAGGTTTTGTGTCATCACAGACAATGGTTAACTCCCTCCCAGGTCATATTCTGATATTTCATCATTTGTTGTCAGTCTGAATCAGGATGAAACATAGAtgcttttcacagaaagaaaaggtctgAAAATACCATTCATAAAATTACCTTCCATGTCCTTCCCACTCCCCAGGTGGTTTTTGACAGCTGATCATCTGAGACTTCCACTAATGCCCCATCACCACCCTGGCTTTCCCTCCAtcacctttttctccctcctgtaTCAGTTCTGGTTTAAATTACTCTTGTTTGGGCATGAGAACAAGAGTCCAGAATTTCTGACAAGTTGGGGCCTGAGGTGCTGATACCCCGCTGGGGTTTACTCAAAaccacagcaggaggaaaacacagaCCCGCAATAACAGATTTCTCAGACCTTGGACCACTACACCGTGAAATAATGTGCCTTTACGCAACAGAGGGATTGATTCATCCATGAAATAGAGATGAGCGAGCGCTTGCCCAACATGGGGAACCATCTACTGCAGAGGTGAAAGGAGGGAGTGGGAAAGGCATGGCTGCGAACAAGAGTTGAGCAGGCAGTATTTAGTGTTTTCTCAGATATTTCGACAGCCagatcacacacacaaaaaatgcaacTCCTGCACTTTGCGAGTGCTTCATAGTTGCTTGTGCTCATGGTGAACTCACCATCCGCTTTGCTGCTGGGTGTGCCGAGCCCAGTTAATCAGTAAGATGAGTACCACGCCAGACCCATCCCCAGCTAGTAAGGGTATAAAAGGGCCAGTCCCAGCCTGGGGGAGCACAACTTCACTTTCCTGCCTCCATCCACTTCCTCGCTGCTTTATTCTTTCTATCTCTCTCACCCTGCTCACATCAGCTGCCATGTCTCGCCAGTGCGCTGCAAGGAACCAGAGCAAAGCTGgcttcagtgctgcttctgccttcaTCCCAAatgccagcagcaccagcttctGCTTGCGTTCTGCATCCCAAGGTGGAAACTGCACTACCGCCACTGGGTATGGAAGATTTGCTGGAGGTTTTGGAAGCAGGAGCCTCTACAGTCTTGGTGGATGCAAGAGGATCTCCATAGCTGGAAGAGGTGGTGACTTCTACGGACCTGCAGGTTTTGGTGCTGGCACTGGGATCTCCTGTGGTTTTGGTGGTGCAGTTGGTGGTGCCTTCGGGTTTGGAGGTGGCATGGGTGGCCCTGGATTCCCTGCTATCCCAGCTGGGGGCATCCATGAAGTCTCAGTCAACCAGAGCCTTCTGAAACCTCTCAACCTGGAGATTGACCCCAACATCCAGAGTATCCGTAAGGATGAGAAGGATCAGATTCAAACCCTCAATAATAAATTTGCCTCCTTCATCGACAAGGTGAGACATAAGATTTCTTGGTTATGCTGTGTTGATTCTTCAGTGGGGAAGCATAAACAAGGGCAAGTTATACCTTTATTAACAATTTTGCTGCTCTTGTAGTGCCATTTCTAACATCAGCAGCCTGGGAATAAAGCCTGAGGGGTTCCAGCTTTGAGACCATTCATCCCTTTCATTAATGCTGAGATGAGACCAGCCATCAGGGGGAAAATGGTGATATAGGATGTAAGGAAGCAGAGTTTGCAAAGAGAGCAGGAATGTTAACATCAGATGCGCAATGCTTGCTTGCTTGTCTAAATTGTCAGCTGTTCCCCGAGGGCTGAGAGCTCCCACCTTTCAGCAAGCGAATCCTTGCGGGATTGTACCTTGCCTCTCTAAGGAAAACCATCCTAAAATCACTGTTTCTGAAACATCTCCTTGCTCTATCCAGGTCCGATTCCTTGAACAACAGAACAAGGTCCTGGAGACCAAGTGGGCCCTTCTGCAAGAACAGGGGAACAAAACAGTCAGAAACAACATTGAGCCCCTCTTTGAGACCTACATCAACAACCTCAGGAGACAGCTGAACAGCTTGCTGACAGACAAGGAGAACTTGGGAGGGGAGCTGAACAAGGTGCAAAGCCTTGCTGAGGACTTCAAGAACAAGTAAGCCTATCCATCTGTGGTCTGCCTGGAGAGCAGGGGGGGCTGCGACAGATGCCAGCTCTCTGATGCATCTGTGCAATCAAACAAGGAAAGAAGGCCTTTTTGCTGATATAATCTTGCAAGTAAGGCCCAGGTTAAGTTTAATATGAGACATATTCAGCCTCAATTCCCCATGGCTGAAAGTCACAGGCAGAAAATTATAGGTCTAAGAGACCAAGGTACAAAAgtgtacacacacaaaaaaaagtggctggtcctgaaaatatgaaatcacTTTTGCACAATCCTAGACCAACCCTCCATTTCAATCCCGCAGATACGAAGAGGAGATCAACAAGCACACAGCTGTCGAGAATGAATTTGTGATCCTGAAGAAGGTAGGTGCAGGAGCATAGCAAGAAACACATTCTCCAGCTTTTCCTATGCTTCTCCaaaaaacacttcatttttgtGATGTGTTTCCTCTTCCAGGAGGTAGACGCTGCCTACATGAACAAGACAGAGCTGCAAGCCAGGCTGGACTCCCTTATGGAGGAGATAGATTTCCTCAGAGCCCTCTATGAAGCCGTAAGCACCAGCATTTACATCCTTCTCCCAGTTTCCTATGtccttgccttcctttcccacTTCAGAGGCTCAGGACTGTTTATTTTCCACTCTGTTGCACTAAATAATTCAATGCTTTTTCAATTTCACCTGCTGTCTTAATCCTGCCTGAAACCGTCTTGGAAAAATCACTTTGCCCACCCAGGTCTACCCTCTAACCTGGGGGGTTTCCTTTCTCTGAGCAACATTCGTGTCTCACACCTGCGACTCACCGAAACACCCGCTGCTTTTGCAGGAACTGTCTCAGATGCAGACCCAGATCTCCGACACCTCTGTCATCCTGACCATGGACAACAACCGCAGCCTGGACATGGACAGCATCATTGCAGAGGTCAAAGCGCAGTACGAGGACATTGCTAACCGGAGCCGGGCGGAGGCTGAGTCTTGGTACCAGTCCAGGGTGAGTGCCTAGGAAGGCTTCTGCAATAGGAAAACCAAACTCCCTCCCCCAAATCCCCTCGGGGAGGAGTGTCCCACTGTGATTTTTATAACACAGGATGTCTTCAGATTTAATAATCCTATAAAGTTTGGAAGTGCTAATTTGGGACTGAGAACATACACGTACTTTGGAGTGCAAACACCCACATACCCACACTCTGCTTGGCTCTAAACCCAATACATTTTACCTTGGCTGGTTGTTCCCCTCTATCTGACAGTATGAAGAACTGCAGGCTACAGCAGGCAGGCACGGGGACGACCTCCGTAACACCAAGCAGGAGATCTCTGAGCTCAACCGTCACGTCCAGCGGCTGCGGTCTGAAATAGACAGCGTGAAGAAACAGGTAAAGGGCAGCATAAATGCATAAGACTTAACTCTTGCTGTGGTCTAACCTCTTGGTTGTCCAGCGAACTCCAGGGAATACAAATAGATGCATCTCTGTGAGTTCTGCTGGATCAGGAATGAATACGACAGCATTTATCTCAGTGCAGTAACATCACTAAGAGTAACTTAATACAATATTAGTAAACCTAAGATGTTAAGAGGTGTGGAGTTAGATTAAATCCAGGTCGTGACCTGGCTCAGAACATGGGTCAATTCAATGATCATTAAGATCACACCTGTAGATGTTAACACAAAGTCGTCTGCATCTAGACCTGGCATCATGACCGCAGGGTACAAAGAACTGGTCTATACTCTAGAGAAGGAATGCAACCACTGTTTTTCCTCCACAGTGCGCCAGTTTGCAGACAGCCATTGCGGATGCTGAGCAGCGTGGGGAGATGGCCGTCAAGGATGCCAGGACAAAACTGGCTGAGCTGGAAGCAGCTCTCCAGAAGGCCAAGACAGACCTTGCCCGGCAGCTCCGTGAGTACCAGGAGCTCATGAATGTCAAGCTGGCCCTGGACATTGAGATTGCGACCTATAGGAAGCTGCTGGAGGGTGAGGAGTGCAGGTGCGTCCAATTTTATATCCCAATTTCCAGAGGTGCAATAGAGTCGCAGACCCTTGTCAGGTTTAGACTTCACACATTCAGAAGACCTGAAATCTGTTTAAAGGCAAGCAATTGCCCATGAAGATGAGCTATTTGCGAAGATGGTAGCCTTTCATGCAAACTTTCCAACTTCTACCAAATATATTCCAAGGAAATTCTCCTCCCTTTTCAACCAGCTCCTGTTCATGGGTTCCTCTTGAATTCTTACTGGCTCATTTTGCTCCCTAACAGGCTCTCTGGAGAAGGTGCTGGTGCAGTCAATATCTGTAAGTAACTTTTAAAGATAGTTTGGCAACTTTTACACTTGTCTCCCTGCCGCTTAGAGCCCGCTGTTTGTGGATACCTCTAAAGAGGGTGTTTTCCTCTTGCAGCCGTGACCAGAACCGCCGTAGGAACAGGATATGGAAGTGGAAACTGTCTCAGCTTTGGAGGCAGCAGCGGTGTTGGAGGTGGGGTCTGTGCTGGAGGAATGGGCTTCAGCTCTGGAAGCGGACAAGGCACAGCCGGGTCATGCATGGTTGGTGGAAGCAGTTCCAGCACGAAGTATGTCTCCAGCACCTCTTCAACCAAGAGATGCTATTAAAGTCAGACATCAGCACTGTTAGCTAGCGTGTGCCAAGTTTCCTCTCGTATTGTGTACAATCCTGACCCTTTTACTTGCAAAAGATTTGGAAGTCAAAGCTATCTgtctttatttatataaaacatgCCATGCTCCTGTTTGTTCTTTGACTCTCTGAAATCCCCATTTCCCAGTGTTTGTCTAATAAAAGGCACATGGAATTAATTCTGTCGCATCCTCTTTTGAAGACCAATTACTTTATAGGACTTTGGAGAAGACAGTGCTTGACATAGCAGAGCAGAGTTGAAGGTAAACAAAAGTCACACACACAAGACTTCAgacctttccttcctctgcactCAGTACAACTCCACGGACACCTCTGATATCCAACAGGAACAGAGCAGCTGGATGTTCCATTCCCATTTGTGTGAGCAAAGTTTTGTAGCATCAGTATCTTCCACAGGATGGGGAAATATCTACTGTTCCTACTAGGCACTAGAGAAAACATCCTTCTATCTTAATTTCTACATTACGGCATCTCAGCATTTTCATCCCACCTTGATCATGCCAAAACCCCTGTAATCTTTCAAGGTTTTATGTGATGAGTCATGTAGGGATATAAATCTAGTTTTTCCCAAGAAAGCAAGTACTTCAGCTCATGCTGTTCTGTACATGCACTAGCTGCAGGGGCT
Encoded here:
- the LOC115351059 gene encoding keratin, type II cytoskeletal 5-like; this translates as MSRQCAARNQSKAGFSAASAFIPNASSTSFCLRSASQGGNCTTATGYGRFAGGFGSRSLYSLGGCKRISIAGRGGDFYGPAGFGAGTGISCGFGGAVGGAFGFGGGMGGPGFPAIPAGGIHEVSVNQSLLKPLNLEIDPNIQSIRKDEKDQIQTLNNKFASFIDKVRFLEQQNKVLETKWALLQEQGNKTVRNNIEPLFETYINNLRRQLNSLLTDKENLGGELNKVQSLAEDFKNKYEEEINKHTAVENEFVILKKEVDAAYMNKTELQARLDSLMEEIDFLRALYEAELSQMQTQISDTSVILTMDNNRSLDMDSIIAEVKAQYEDIANRSRAEAESWYQSRYEELQATAGRHGDDLRNTKQEISELNRHVQRLRSEIDSVKKQCASLQTAIADAEQRGEMAVKDARTKLAELEAALQKAKTDLARQLREYQELMNVKLALDIEIATYRKLLEGEECRLSGEGAGAVNISVTRTAVGTGYGSGNCLSFGGSSGVGGGVCAGGMGFSSGSGQGTAGSCMVGGSSSSTKYVSSTSSTKRCY